From a single Methylacidiphilum kamchatkense Kam1 genomic region:
- a CDS encoding DUF302 domain-containing protein, with the protein MTEGFRLFATYDHSQAAKEVGLELPPTAVIVFGNPLAGTELMLQSSTLAIDLPSKLLIRQNLDKTVDVFFHRLSHLCQYHQLTNLISKAEAFDQQIIALIQNM; encoded by the coding sequence ATGACAGAAGGTTTTCGGCTTTTTGCTACGTATGATCATAGTCAAGCTGCAAAAGAGGTGGGTTTAGAGCTGCCACCGACTGCTGTGATTGTCTTTGGAAATCCTTTAGCAGGAACAGAATTAATGCTCCAGTCTTCTACTCTTGCCATCGATTTGCCTAGTAAACTTCTTATTCGGCAGAACCTTGATAAAACCGTTGATGTCTTTTTTCATCGCCTGTCTCATCTTTGTCAATATCATCAACTAACAAACTTGATTTCTAAGGCTGAAGCCTTTGACCAACAGATTATTGCGCTAATCCAAAATATGTGA
- a CDS encoding class I SAM-dependent methyltransferase gives MQKHVFFLIIVFISLSNLTSDFFGATVDVSRDSPALALSYQRLSRPQFRQGKKLIHLLKIKAGEKVLDIGCGSGELTAYTAQFVKPKGWVLGIDPSPYRIDLANQKKDKNLSFRIGGSDDLSSLPSNFYDVVYLNYVFHWILDKKRALEEIFRILKPGGRLGLCTGDKEQHSKNFKILSESIQAVLGPTASKDLVVPYHISKEELQSLVIKSGFIIDSLMVEEKTNYVKSPKEVIEFLEASDFGNFLAGITEEKRQRILSLFKQKLSETMTSQGIPMKYRTLILIGHKPKTVVSKAFLKIDLKS, from the coding sequence GTGCAAAAACATGTATTTTTTCTTATTATCGTATTTATTTCTTTAAGCAACCTAACTTCAGATTTCTTTGGTGCTACAGTTGATGTTTCTCGTGATTCCCCTGCTCTTGCTTTATCTTACCAGCGGCTAAGCCGACCACAATTCCGGCAGGGTAAAAAATTGATCCATTTATTAAAGATTAAAGCCGGAGAGAAAGTATTAGATATTGGATGTGGTTCGGGCGAATTAACCGCATATACAGCTCAGTTTGTTAAGCCAAAAGGGTGGGTGCTTGGGATAGACCCCTCACCGTACCGAATTGACCTAGCAAACCAAAAAAAGGATAAAAATCTTTCCTTTAGGATTGGAGGTTCTGATGATTTATCCAGTCTTCCCTCCAATTTTTATGATGTCGTTTATCTCAATTATGTTTTCCACTGGATATTGGATAAAAAGCGGGCATTAGAAGAAATTTTTCGGATTCTTAAGCCTGGGGGTAGATTAGGCTTATGCACTGGAGATAAGGAACAACATTCTAAAAATTTCAAAATTCTTAGTGAATCAATTCAAGCAGTGCTTGGTCCGACAGCATCCAAAGACCTTGTTGTGCCTTATCATATAAGTAAGGAAGAACTCCAATCTTTAGTCATCAAAAGTGGCTTTATTATCGACTCATTAATGGTAGAGGAGAAAACCAATTATGTAAAATCTCCAAAAGAAGTTATCGAATTTTTGGAAGCAAGCGATTTTGGTAATTTTTTAGCAGGAATTACCGAAGAGAAAAGACAGCGAATTTTGTCTTTGTTTAAACAGAAACTGTCAGAAACAATGACTTCTCAGGGAATACCAATGAAATATAGAACCCTCATTCTAATTGGACATAAACCTAAGACAGTTGTCTCAAAAGCTTTTTTAAAAATAGATCTAAAGAGCTAA
- a CDS encoding DsrE family protein produces MKSILIVITMGKEAFPRINSLLHMTQVLAQQKDTKVELLLLGPGVELLRANQKSSPIFSEAFSQLRQIGVDIAACAVSLEAFGVPVEQMLPARVVKGAVEINERIDQGVRILTF; encoded by the coding sequence ATGAAATCTATTCTTATTGTAATTACAATGGGAAAAGAGGCTTTCCCGCGAATAAATTCTTTACTCCATATGACACAAGTTTTAGCCCAACAAAAGGATACAAAAGTTGAATTACTTCTCTTAGGTCCTGGGGTTGAGCTACTTCGTGCCAATCAGAAATCTTCGCCAATATTTTCAGAAGCCTTTAGTCAGCTTCGTCAGATTGGAGTCGATATTGCTGCCTGTGCAGTTTCTTTAGAAGCCTTTGGAGTTCCTGTCGAACAAATGCTCCCTGCAAGAGTTGTAAAAGGCGCTGTGGAGATCAATGAGCGAATAGATCAAGGAGTTAGGATTCTAACTTTTTAA